In Vicugna pacos chromosome 10, VicPac4, whole genome shotgun sequence, the following proteins share a genomic window:
- the LOC102530247 gene encoding olfactory receptor 5A1, with product MSTTKSWNSSSVTMFIFLGFADHPELQAPLFVIFLGIYLVTLTWNLALIFLIRGDIRLYTPMYFFLSNLSFIDICYSSAVAPKMLTDFFREQKTISFFGCAAQFFFFVGMGLTECFLLTAMAYDRYAAISSPLLYTAVMSQGLCTRMVVGAYVGGFLSSLVQASSIFQLHFCGPNVINHFFCDLPPVLALSCSDTFLSQVVSFLVVVSVGGTSFLILLISYCYIVAAVLKIHSVEGRRKAFNTCASHLMVVTLLFGTALFMYLRPSSSYSLGRDKVVSVFYSLVIPMLNPLIYSLRNKEIKDALWKVLEKKKVFS from the coding sequence ATGTCCACCACTAAAAGCTGGAACAGCTCGTCAGTGACCATGTTCATCTTCCTGGGATTTGCAGACCACCCGGAACTCCAGGCCCCCCTCTTTGTGATCTTCCTGGGCATCTATCTCGTGACTTTGACCTGGAATCTGGCCCTCATTTTTCTGATCAGAGGCGACATCCGTCTATACACACCgatgtacttcttcctcagcaACCTGTCCTTCATCGACATTTGCTACTCTTCCGCCGTGGCTCCCAAGATGCTCACCGACTTCTTCCGGGAACAGAAGACCATATCATTCTTCGGCTGTGctgctcagttttttttctttgttggcaTGGGTCTAACTGAATGCTTCCTCCTGACTGCTATGGCATACGACCGATACGCAGCCATCTCCAGCCCCCTGCTCTACACTGCGGTCATGTCCCAGGGCCTCTGTACACGCATGGTGGTTGGGGCCTATGTCGGTGGCTTCCTGAGCTCCCTGGTCCAGGCCAGCTCCATCTTTCAGCTCCACTTCTGTGGACCCAATGTCATCAACCATTTCTTCTGTGACCTCCCACCAGTCCTGGCACTTTCTTGCTCTGACACCTTCCTCAGTCAGGTGGTGAGTTTCCTTGTGGTGGTCTCTGTTGGGGGCACATCATTCCTCATCCTCCTCATCTCCTACTGTTACATAGTGGCTGCCGTCTTGAAGATTCACTCAGTGGAAGGCCGAAGGAAAGCCTTCAACACGTGTGCCTCACATCTGATGGTGGTGACTCTCTTGTTTGGAACAGCTCTTTTCATGTACCTAAGACCCAGCTCCAGCTACTCACTTGGCAGAGACAAGGTGGTCTCTGTGTTCTATTCACTGGTGATCCCCATGCTGAACCCGCTCATTTACAGTTTGAGGAACAAAGAGATCAAAGATGCCCTGTGGAAGGTgttggagaaaaagaaagtgtTTTCCTAG